A part of Aricia agestis chromosome 13, ilAriAges1.1, whole genome shotgun sequence genomic DNA contains:
- the LOC121733044 gene encoding nuclear protein 1 codes for MSEAFFDEYDHYNFDHGKHIFTGHGGKQRTKKEVNEHTNHFDPSGHSRKIVTKLHNTESNKKGGSKH; via the coding sequence ATGTCTGAAGCCTTCTTCGACGAATACGACCACTATAACTTCGACCACGGCAAACACATCTTTACCGGTCACGGCGGCAAGCAGCGCACAAAGAAGGAGGTGAACGAACACACCAACCACTTCGACCCGTCCGGACATTCCAGAAAAATCGTTACCAAGCTGCACAACACCGAGAGCAACAAAAAAGGTGGCAGTAAACACTAG